A single Dermacentor variabilis isolate Ectoservices chromosome 9, ASM5094787v1, whole genome shotgun sequence DNA region contains:
- the LOC142557104 gene encoding uncharacterized protein LOC142557104, which produces MNDSLSSRRLVATPSHSRTLPFVRTPVWRRRVHYSGTTARQYRFKRRQSPVRRHQWCAAMLPATTASAASAIVLLLALCGGTDARFNVFLFPRLRPQMCLPDPLSPRLGDRASCPFRRSVNVQAGRIPADVPTVRCNCPGSRCSQLGDFRCQEIREILQVAYFEGAGPAVFRNETFTVACACVTSRTGRGASDRLTRVADEVVYGGNVRGLWQKYAVRPYSELRGLLDAQTAVTQVAAVPK; this is translated from the exons atgaacgACTCCTTATCGTCTCGGCGTCTCGTTGCGACTCCCTCTCACAGTCGCACTCTCCCTTTCGTTCGAACACCTGTTTGGAGACGACGCGTACACTACAGCGGGACGACAGCCCGGCAATATCGATTCAAGCGTCGGCAGTCCCCAGTGCGAAGACACCAGTGGTGCGCCGCGATGTTGCCTGCGACCACGGCTTCGGCTGCGTCTGCGATAGTCCTTCTTTTGGCTTTGTGTGGTGGCACGGACGCGAGGTTTAACGTGTTCTTATTCCCCAGGCTAAGGCCACAAATGTGCCTTCCGGATCCACTGTCGCCCCGGCTTGGAGACCGGGCGTCCTGCCCGTTCAGGCGGAGTGTGAACGTGCAGGCAGGCCGGATTCCGGCCGACGTGCCGACGGTGCGATGCAACTGTCCTGGCAGTCGATGCAGTCAGCTCGGCGATTTTCGCTGCCAAGAG ATACGGGAGATTCTTCAGGTGGCTTACTTTGAGGGTGCCGGACCAGCGGTGTTCAGGAACGAGACGTTTACAGTCGCCTGCGCTTGCGTCACCAGCAGGACGGGCCGAGGAGCGTCGGACCGCCTTACACGAGTCGCCGACGAGGTTGTCTACGGTGGCAACGTTCGGGGCTTGTGGCAAAAGTACGCTGTGAGACCGTACAGCGAGCTGCGAGGTCTCCTGGACGCCCAGACGGCGGTTACGCAGGTGGCTGCTGTTCCCAAGTAG